One Gemmatimonadaceae bacterium genomic region harbors:
- the nuoF gene encoding NADH-quinone oxidoreductase subunit NuoF, with amino-acid sequence MTGRKVFMNFEVTDTSHTLADYKARGGYQAIAKALREMQPEEVTKEVLASGILGHGGAAFPAGRKWGVIKLNDGQPHYLCMNADEGEPGTFKDRWLLEHTPHLLLEGMLLGSYALQGRHSFIYIRGEFDLAYHRLADALEEAYAAGLFGENILGSNFSCDLVIYRGAGSYVCGEASAMLTSLEGKKGYPRNRPPRLTVQGLYQKPTVVNNVETIANVPFIVNNGSAAFKAIGTPKSPGTSLVSVSGHINTPGVYEVEYGYPFAEFLANECGGMLGGKALKCVIPGGISTKVLTAADIMPLTYDHHSFVDAGSQVGSQGMIVVAEGTCMVRMLQVMMRFYHHESCGQCTPCREGMGWLEKISTRIVQGGGAPSDIDRLYQISNANDGTTICGLGDAAGYATVGILDKYRHEFEYYIEHKRSMYDGRLEVLTDD; translated from the coding sequence ATGACCGGCCGCAAGGTGTTCATGAATTTCGAGGTGACCGATACCTCGCATACGCTGGCGGACTACAAGGCGCGTGGCGGTTATCAGGCCATCGCGAAGGCCTTGCGCGAGATGCAACCGGAGGAAGTGACCAAGGAAGTTCTGGCGTCGGGCATCCTGGGTCATGGTGGCGCTGCGTTCCCGGCGGGACGGAAGTGGGGCGTGATCAAGCTCAACGACGGCCAGCCGCACTATCTGTGCATGAATGCGGACGAGGGCGAACCCGGCACGTTCAAGGATCGCTGGCTGCTGGAGCACACGCCGCATCTGTTGCTCGAGGGCATGCTCCTGGGCTCCTATGCGCTACAGGGCCGTCATTCGTTCATCTATATTCGCGGCGAATTCGACCTGGCGTATCACCGTCTGGCGGACGCACTGGAAGAGGCGTACGCCGCCGGCCTGTTTGGCGAGAACATTCTGGGCAGCAATTTCTCCTGCGATCTGGTGATTTACCGTGGCGCCGGCTCGTACGTGTGCGGCGAAGCATCGGCCATGCTGACGTCGCTGGAGGGCAAGAAGGGCTATCCGCGCAATCGCCCGCCGCGACTGACCGTGCAGGGGCTGTATCAGAAGCCCACGGTGGTGAACAACGTGGAGACCATTGCCAACGTGCCGTTCATCGTGAACAACGGTTCGGCGGCGTTCAAGGCGATTGGCACCCCCAAAAGTCCCGGCACCTCACTGGTGTCGGTGTCCGGTCACATCAACACCCCGGGTGTGTACGAGGTGGAATACGGCTATCCGTTCGCGGAATTCCTGGCGAATGAATGCGGCGGCATGCTGGGGGGCAAGGCGCTCAAGTGCGTCATTCCCGGCGGCATTTCCACCAAGGTGCTGACGGCCGCCGACATCATGCCGCTCACCTACGACCACCACTCGTTTGTCGACGCGGGATCGCAGGTGGGTTCGCAAGGCATGATTGTCGTGGCCGAAGGCACCTGCATGGTGCGCATGCTGCAGGTGATGATGCGGTTCTACCACCACGAGTCGTGCGGACAGTGCACGCCGTGTCGCGAGGGCATGGGTTGGCTGGAGAAGATCAGCACCCGCATCGTGCAGGGGGGCGGGGCTCCGTCGGATATCGACCGCCTGTACCAGATCTCCAATGCCAACGACGGCACCACCATTTGCGGACTCGGCGATGCAGCGGGCTATGCCACCGTGGGAATTCTCGACAAGTATCGACACGAGTTCGAGTACTACATCGAACACAAGCGTTCGATGTACGACGGCCGGTTGGAGGTGCTGACCGATGATTGA
- a CDS encoding cytochrome c — MSQTVSVKGWWLVSGLCLAVMPAARVLPAQVADGARIYAATCVACHQASGLGLPGQFPPLVGSEWVTGSEERLIRIILHGLVGEIEVEGESFTGAMPTWGPTFKDEELAAVATYVRRSWGNKAAPITTATVTRIRLATASRTTPWTARELEQALRAKPPA, encoded by the coding sequence ATGTCGCAAACGGTAAGCGTGAAGGGCTGGTGGCTCGTTTCCGGTTTGTGTCTGGCCGTGATGCCGGCGGCCCGCGTGTTGCCGGCGCAGGTGGCGGACGGCGCCAGGATCTATGCGGCCACCTGTGTTGCCTGCCATCAGGCGTCAGGATTGGGACTGCCGGGCCAGTTCCCGCCGTTGGTGGGCAGCGAATGGGTGACGGGCAGCGAGGAGCGACTGATTCGCATCATCCTGCACGGCCTGGTCGGCGAGATCGAAGTCGAAGGCGAGTCGTTCACCGGCGCAATGCCCACGTGGGGACCAACGTTCAAGGACGAGGAACTGGCGGCCGTCGCGACCTACGTCCGTCGGTCGTGGGGCAACAAGGCGGCACCCATTACCACGGCCACGGTCACGCGGATCCGTTTGGCCACGGCGTCCCGCACAACGCCGTGGACAGCGCGCGAGCTGGAGCAGGCGCTGCGCGCCAAACCCCCGGCATGA
- a CDS encoding NADH-quinone oxidoreductase subunit C codes for MPAPIFDVLQQEFSEQSGRVAVSHGVLVHETEPDRLYALVERLKSVHAFDMFLDVTAVDWPDQALRFEVVHHFYSTTHKVRVCLKTRVPEGAPQVPTLRPLYGSAGYMERECHDMYGITFQGNDDLRPILLYEGFEGHPLRKDYPKQFEQPLVPYRF; via the coding sequence GTGCCCGCTCCCATTTTCGACGTGTTGCAGCAGGAGTTCTCGGAACAGAGTGGACGAGTGGCGGTGTCGCATGGCGTCCTGGTGCACGAGACCGAACCCGATCGTCTCTACGCGCTGGTGGAGCGCCTCAAGTCGGTCCACGCCTTTGACATGTTCCTTGATGTGACGGCCGTGGACTGGCCCGATCAGGCGTTGCGCTTTGAGGTCGTCCACCATTTCTACTCCACCACGCACAAAGTGCGGGTGTGTCTCAAGACCCGCGTGCCGGAAGGGGCGCCGCAGGTGCCCACCCTGCGCCCGTTGTACGGCTCGGCGGGTTATATGGAACGCGAGTGTCACGACATGTATGGCATCACGTTCCAGGGCAACGACGACCTGCGCCCGATCCTGTTGTACGAGGGATTCGAAGGGCATCCGCTGCGCAAGGACTACCCCAAGCAGTTCGAGCAGCCCCTCGTCCCGTACCGGTTCTAG
- the nuoE gene encoding NADH-quinone oxidoreductase subunit NuoE produces MKHLIPEFEVMKKRYPPGFESSLVIPCVRRIQEDRGYVADSDIAELTEYLGVPRIQIEEVLAFYTMLRRKPIGRHHLQVCHNVSCSMRGAERILDHLTTKLGIVPGQTTADGCFTLTTAECLGSCGTAPMMMVNDTYHENLKTSTVDALLDTLAAEPVK; encoded by the coding sequence ATGAAGCACCTCATCCCCGAATTCGAAGTGATGAAGAAGCGCTATCCACCGGGCTTCGAGTCATCGCTGGTGATTCCCTGTGTGCGGCGTATCCAGGAAGACCGCGGCTATGTGGCCGACAGCGATATCGCCGAACTCACCGAGTATCTGGGCGTGCCGCGCATCCAGATTGAGGAAGTGCTGGCGTTCTACACGATGCTGCGCCGCAAGCCCATCGGCCGCCACCATCTGCAGGTGTGCCACAATGTGTCGTGCTCGATGCGCGGCGCCGAGCGGATTCTCGACCATCTGACGACCAAGCTGGGTATCGTGCCGGGACAGACGACGGCGGACGGGTGCTTCACGCTCACCACCGCCGAATGCCTGGGGTCCTGCGGCACCGCGCCGATGATGATGGTGAATGACACGTATCACGAAAACCTGAAGACGTCCACCGTGGACGCCCTGCTGGACACGCTGGCGGCGGAGCCCGTGAAATGA
- a CDS encoding MarR family transcriptional regulator → MTTHPLRHTRDPAHEHRIAQVRQFNRFYTRHIGVLQRGHLDTEFSLGEVRVLYELAHRGTATAAELAADLDLDAGYLSRMLQSFGRKRLVARRRHPNDGRRRVLSLTAAGRATFSTLDRGAMDNVAQLIDHLEPDQRATLVAAMQTIEQLLRPDTQSPPVLPSAGSSSVLRQPEPGDLGWVLHRHGALYAREYGWDWRFEGLVAGVLSTFVANYTPSRERCWIAERDDAIVGSVFIVQESAAVARLRLLYVEPSARGAGVGRALVRECIRFARRVGYQRITLWTNSVLVAARRIYEAEGFELKETGLHDHFGVELTGETWELVL, encoded by the coding sequence ATGACTACCCACCCCCTCCGCCACACCCGGGACCCCGCGCACGAACACCGCATCGCCCAGGTGCGGCAGTTCAACCGCTTCTACACGCGACACATCGGCGTTCTGCAGCGCGGCCACCTGGACACCGAGTTCTCGCTGGGTGAAGTGCGGGTGTTGTACGAACTGGCGCACCGCGGAACCGCTACCGCCGCCGAACTCGCCGCCGACTTGGACCTCGATGCCGGCTATCTGAGCCGGATGCTGCAAAGCTTCGGCCGCAAGCGACTGGTCGCCAGAAGACGTCACCCGAACGACGGACGTCGGCGTGTGCTCAGCCTGACGGCGGCGGGGCGCGCCACTTTTTCCACGCTCGACCGGGGCGCCATGGACAACGTCGCCCAACTGATCGATCACCTCGAACCCGACCAACGCGCCACGCTGGTGGCGGCCATGCAGACGATTGAGCAACTGCTGCGGCCCGACACGCAATCGCCGCCCGTGCTCCCATCCGCCGGGTCATCAAGTGTGCTGCGTCAACCGGAGCCCGGCGATCTGGGCTGGGTGCTGCACCGCCATGGCGCGCTCTACGCCCGCGAATACGGCTGGGATTGGCGTTTCGAAGGACTGGTCGCCGGCGTGTTGTCGACGTTTGTAGCCAACTACACGCCGTCGCGCGAACGCTGCTGGATCGCCGAGCGTGACGATGCCATCGTCGGGTCGGTGTTCATCGTGCAGGAGTCCGCCGCGGTGGCCCGACTGCGATTGCTGTACGTGGAACCGTCAGCACGGGGTGCCGGCGTTGGACGCGCGCTGGTGCGGGAGTGCATCCGCTTTGCGCGGCGCGTGGGCTATCAGCGCATCACGCTGTGGACCAACAGTGTGCTGGTCGCCGCGCGGCGCATCTATGAAGCCGAAGGGTTCGAGTTGAAGGAAACCGGACTGCACGATCACTTCGGCGTCGAACTGACCGGCGAGACCTGGGAGCTGGTGCTGTAG
- a CDS encoding DUF1080 domain-containing protein — protein MRLESAYADQLAAYAKQSTTPPSASMEWMPLFNGKDLKDWDIKFAGYPMGVNYRNTFRAEDGLLKVRYDQWPDFTGEFGHIFYKKPFSYYIVAAEYRFVGEQVTGAGGGNSWAIRNNGIMVHSQSAASMGLKQDFPISLEVQLLGGLGQGTRTNGNLCTPGTNIVMNDKLVTTHCINANSITYDGDQWVRVEAMVLGDSVIKHIVNGDTVLTYFKPQMGGGSANNTNPGVLVAGMLLSEGYISLQAETAPIDFRKVEIVNLKGCMDPKAANYKPYYVKSDPAVCRKR, from the coding sequence ATGCGCCTGGAATCGGCGTATGCCGACCAACTCGCGGCCTATGCGAAACAGTCGACCACACCGCCGTCGGCGTCCATGGAGTGGATGCCGTTGTTCAACGGCAAGGATCTCAAGGACTGGGACATCAAGTTCGCGGGCTATCCGATGGGTGTGAACTATCGCAATACCTTCCGCGCGGAAGACGGCCTGCTGAAGGTGCGCTACGACCAGTGGCCCGACTTCACGGGCGAGTTCGGCCACATCTTCTACAAGAAGCCCTTTTCGTACTACATCGTGGCCGCGGAGTATCGTTTTGTCGGCGAACAGGTGACCGGGGCGGGTGGTGGCAACAGCTGGGCCATTCGCAACAATGGCATCATGGTGCATTCGCAGTCGGCGGCGAGCATGGGATTGAAGCAGGACTTCCCCATTTCGCTGGAGGTACAGCTGTTGGGCGGATTGGGTCAGGGCACGCGCACCAACGGCAATCTCTGCACACCCGGCACCAACATCGTGATGAACGACAAACTCGTGACCACGCACTGCATCAATGCCAACTCGATCACCTATGACGGTGATCAGTGGGTGCGGGTGGAGGCCATGGTCCTCGGCGATTCGGTCATCAAGCACATCGTCAACGGCGATACCGTACTGACCTACTTCAAGCCGCAGATGGGCGGTGGCTCGGCCAACAACACAAACCCCGGCGTGTTGGTGGCGGGCATGCTGCTGTCGGAGGGCTACATCTCGCTGCAAGCCGAAACGGCGCCGATTGATTTTCGCAAGGTGGAGATCGTCAACCTGAAGGGCTGCATGGACCCGAAGGCCGCCAACTACAAGCCGTACTACGTCAAATCCGATCCGGCGGTATGTCGCAAACGGTAA
- a CDS encoding NADH-quinone oxidoreductase subunit A, whose amino-acid sequence MNPYIIFLLYMVAIVAFVGLVLGLNRLLGPKPHNSAIKLEPFECGVMVSDAVNVKAVPIKYYGVAIMFILFDLETMFLFIWALGAKPLTGFLLFTFFLFVFLLVLSLLYVYKARLLEAVTE is encoded by the coding sequence ATGAATCCCTACATCATCTTTCTGCTGTACATGGTGGCGATCGTCGCGTTCGTCGGCCTGGTGCTGGGGCTCAACCGGCTGCTGGGGCCCAAGCCGCACAATAGCGCCATCAAGCTGGAGCCGTTCGAGTGCGGCGTGATGGTCAGCGATGCGGTCAACGTGAAGGCTGTGCCGATCAAGTACTACGGCGTGGCCATCATGTTTATTCTGTTTGACCTCGAAACCATGTTCCTGTTCATCTGGGCCTTGGGGGCGAAGCCGCTGACCGGATTCCTGTTGTTCACGTTCTTCCTCTTTGTCTTCCTGCTGGTCCTGAGCCTGCTGTACGTATACAAAGCCCGGCTTCTGGAAGCAGTCACGGAGTAG
- a CDS encoding NADH-quinone oxidoreductase subunit B, translated as MYGKPLPIVTVPHQPAGTFEYLTTKKDELVGWARKFSLFPYPFVTACCAMEFMAVASTQYDTDRFGAALPRFSPRQADLLMIVGTVTQKQAPILRKVYEQMCEPKWVMAFGVCATSGGFYQNYASLPGIDKIIPVDIYIPGCPPRPEMVIDGIMKLQELIANGQHKILNDKF; from the coding sequence ATGTACGGGAAGCCCCTCCCTATTGTCACGGTGCCGCATCAACCGGCGGGAACGTTCGAGTACCTCACGACCAAGAAGGATGAGCTGGTCGGATGGGCCCGGAAGTTCTCCCTGTTTCCCTATCCGTTCGTCACCGCCTGTTGCGCCATGGAATTCATGGCGGTGGCGTCGACGCAATACGACACCGACCGATTCGGCGCCGCGCTGCCGCGCTTCTCGCCGCGGCAGGCCGACCTGCTGATGATTGTCGGCACGGTCACCCAGAAGCAGGCGCCCATTCTGCGGAAAGTGTACGAGCAGATGTGCGAGCCGAAGTGGGTGATGGCCTTCGGGGTGTGCGCCACCAGCGGCGGGTTCTACCAGAACTATGCCTCGCTGCCCGGCATCGACAAGATCATCCCCGTGGACATCTATATCCCCGGGTGTCCGCCGCGACCCGAGATGGTGATCGACGGCATTATGAAGCTGCAGGAGCTGATCGCGAACGGCCAGCACAAAATTCTCAACGACAAGTTCTGA